Genomic segment of Truepera radiovictrix DSM 17093:
CGTGAGGTTGCTCAACGGGGCACCTCAGTGAGGGGCGCCGCCCAGCTTGAGGGGCGCGTCTGGCTTTAGCGCCGGGTCGCGCGAATCCTGGATGACCTGGTGGATCTCGAGCACGTTGCGCCCCGTAAACGCCTCTTTGGGGAGGCTGCCGCTCTTCGCGTGCCCCTCGCGAAAGGCCGCGGACGTGGTCCAAGCCTCGAAGGCGTCGAGGCTCTCCCAAAAGGTCAGCACCACGTAGGGCTCGCCCTCGCGGGTCGGGCGCAAGAGCTGGTTGGAGAGAAAACCGGGCATGGTGTCGACCTGCCCCGCGCGGTTGCGAAAGCGCTCCTCGAACGCCTCCGCATAGTCCGGGTGAACGAAGATGCGGTTGGCCACGCTGATCATGGGGCTATCATACCAACCGCTTCGGTGAGCTTTTGACCCGCCCAGCGTGAGCGCCGCGCTTAGCGGGGTGCGTTATGGTCTTCGCGCGCGCGGACGCGCACACTGGCGCTGTGAACCCCAATCCCGTGCACCCCGACGCCGTGACCCCCGCGACCCGGAAGCCGCGCGATGGCTGAAGCGCCCCCGCATGAACCCGACCCCGACGCGCCGCACGAGGCCGAAGCGCTCCGCGAAAAAGCGCTCTGGACGCTGCGGCGCCTTACCGAGCGCTACGGCCAGCGGGAGCTCGCGCCGCGCCGCGAACCGATGCACGAACTCGTCTCGACGATCCTCTCGCAGCGCACCACCTGGCAGAACGAGGAGCGCGCCTACCGGCGCATGTGGGAGCGCTTCGGGTCGTGGGTCGGGGTGCGCGACGCGCCGGTCGCCGAGCTCGCCGAGGCCATCGCCCCCTCCAACTACCCCGAGGTCAAAGCGCCCAACATCCAAAAGACCGTCGCCCGCGTGCTCGAGCGGAGCCCCGAGGCCGACCTCAGCTTCCTGCGCGACCTGCCCCTCGACGAGGCGCTCGCGTGGCTCACCAGCCTCCCCGGCGTCGGCCTCAAAACGGCCTCGCTCGTGCTGCTCTTCTGTTTCGCTCGGCCCGTCTTGCCCGTCGACACGCACGTCTACCGCGTCAGCCAGCGCGTGGGGCTGCTGAGCGCGCGCGTCAAAACGCCGACCGCCGCGCACGCCCCGCTGCTCGCGCTGCTGCCGCCCGAACCCGCAGTGCTCTACAACTTCCACATGGCGCTCCTCGTGCACGGGCAGCGCCTCTGCGTGTGGCGCGCGCCGCGTTGCTCTCGCTGCCCCTTGACGGCGCGCTGCCGCTGGTTTCGCGCCCAGGTCGGTTAGGCTTGGTCCCCGCCGTTCCGATGCGGCTAGGCCATCCAGAGGGGGATGCTAAAGTGCCCTGTAGAGGCGGTGTCGACCGCACGGCGTCGGCGCAGTGACGCGCGTCCACGCTGGTGCGGCCACACCGGTAAGGAGGTTTTGATGCACAGGTGGCTTCCCCTTTTGGCGGGCGCGCTGCTCGCGGCCTGCGCCCCCGCCCCCCAACAACCGGCGGCGCTCGAGCCCGCCCCGCCCATCGCCGAACCCATCGAGGAACCCGCCACTGAGCTCCCCCGCGCCGAGGAGCCCATCGGCGCCCCCGGTGGCGCGACGGTAACGCAGCTCGAGCCGCCCGAGGTCGACGCGGAGCCAGACGCCCCGGCCGAGGCAGCTGGCGAAGCGGCCGCCCCCGCCGAGGTGCCGCCCGCCCCCCAGGGGGTGATCGCGATCAGCGCCGACGGCGAGACCTTCGTCACGGGCGAGGAGAACCCGGTGACGGTCGCCGCCGGCTCCTCGTTTTCGCTGCGGCTCGAGTTTAGCGACCCCGACGGCATCACCGACCTAGGGGTCGAGCTGCGCAACTCGGAGTTCGCGGGCCCGCTCCCCACGGGCCCCTTCTCGGTCACCGCGTCGGACTGCGACGCGCAGCTCGCGGGTGCGCCGACCGAGGTGAGCTGCACCCTGGAGGTCGCCATCGCCCCCGACGCGCAACCCATCGACCAGGAGGGGGAGTTTGCCTACGCGTTCCGCCCGAGCGCGACCGACAGCTTGGGCAACAGCGCGCTGGCCTTTAGCTGGGCGTACCTCATCGTCGAACCGCTCTAAACGCGGCGCCGCGCCCACCAAGACCCCGGGACCGCACCCGGGGTTTTTTGGGTTCGGCCGGGCGCAGGCCGTTTGGCCCCGAGGGGAGGTTTGCGTTACGATACAGGCTGCTGCGCGCGGCTGCGCCCCCGAAACCGGCGCAAGACGCCGTGCAAGCCGCCCTGGCGCCGTGCGTCCCAAGGGCGGCGGGCGGGGTTGACCGCAAAACCACGAAAAGGTGTGCACGCCTATGAATATTGGTACAGCTGAGCGCCCTTTGCGCGTCGCCATCATCGGAGCCGGGCCGTCGGGGTTTTTCGCCGCCGAGGCCCTGCTCAAGGGTCCTCTAGAGGTCGCTATCGACCTCTTCGACCGCTTGCCCACCCCCTTCGGCTTGGTCCGCTACGGCGTCGCCCCCGACCACCAGAAGATCAAGAGCGTCACCCGGCTCTACCAGAAGACCCTGGACGACCCGCGGGTGCGCTTTTTCGGTCACGTCACCTTCGGCAAAGACGTCCTCAAAGAGGAGCTGCGCCGCTTTTACGACGCGCTCATCTACACCGTCGGCGCGCCCTCGGACCGCCCTTTGGGGATCCCCGGCGAGTCGCTCCGCGGTAGCTTGTCGGCGACCGAGTTCGTCGCCTGGTATAACGGTCACCCCGACTTCGCCGACCTAGACCCCGACGTGTCGGTCGGGAGCGTCGCGGTCATCGGTATGGGCAACGTGGCGGTTGACGTCACCCGCATCCTCGCCAAAACGGCCGACGAGCTCCGGCACACCGACATCGCCGACCACGCCATCGAGACCCTGCAGCGGAGCGCCGTGAGAGACATCTACATGCTCGGGCGGCGCGGCCCCGCGCAGGGCAAATTCACCACCAAAGAGCTGCGCGAGCTCGGCGAGCTCGCCAACGCCGACGTCCTGGTCGACCCCCAAGACCTCGAGCTCGACCCCATCAGCGAAGCGTCGTTGACCGAAGACCCCATGGTCGCCAAAAACGTCGAGGTGCTGCGCGAGTTTGCCGCGCGCACCCCGGCGGGCAAACCGCGCCGCATCCACATCAAGTTTCTAAGCTCCCCCGTCGAGGTTTTGGGTCTAGAGCGCGTCGAGGGGTTGCGCGTCGAGAAAAACGAGCTGCGCGAGCGCGGCGGCACCCTCACCGCGGTCGGCACCGGCCAGACCGAGGTGTTACCGGTCGGCATGGTGCTCCGCTCGGTCGGCTACCGCGGGGTCGCGCTGCCGGGTGTGCCCTTCGACGAGCGGCGCGCGGTGATCCCCAACGCGCTCGGCCGCGTGACGCAAGAAGCAGGCGGCGAGGTCCTCCCCGGCGAGTACGTCGCGGGGTGGATTAAACGCGGGCCGACGGGGGTGATCGGCACCAACAAAGCCGACGCCGCCGAGACCGTCCGCAGCCTCCTCGAGGACGCGCCGCAGCTCCCCCCCGCCGCCGAACCCGACCCGGACGCCGTGACGCGCTACCTCGAGGCCCGGGGCGTCGCTTTCGTCGGTTTCGACCACTGGCTCGAGCTCAACGCCTATGAGCTCGAGGCGGGCAAGGCGCAGGGGCGACCGCGGGTCAAGGTGACGCGGCTCGAGCAGATGCTGCAGCGCCGCGGCAAAGCGCTGCGCTGACGCCCCGTCCCGTCGACCAGGGGCTCGCCAAAGGGGCAGCGCGCGGTCGAGCGGGGCCGTTTTTGCCCAGATGACGAAACGGCGCGGGGACGGTAAGGTATAAGCGGTAAGGTAGACCGTACACTTCACTTTCGTCGGGAGGCTTTGATGACACCCTCAACACAAGCGTGGTTCTGGCTCGGGGCCATGGGCATGATGGTCGGCGCCCTCTACTTCGGCCTAGGCGCCTACAGCGCGCGCAAGCTGCACAACGGCCGCGCCGAGATCGTTTTTCAGCTGACCTTTTTTGCGTGCCTCGTGGCCGTAGCGCTCTACCTCGCGCTGGCGTCGGGCTACGGCGCCATCGAGGGGACGTTTAACACCGGCGAAGGCGCGGGCACCCGCACGGTGTGGGCGCGTTACGTCGCCTGGACGCTCTCCACGCCGCTGCTCGTCACCCTCTTCGCGTACCTCGGCCGCAGCCGCCTCGCGACCACCACCGCGCTCCTCGGTACAAACGCCGCGATGGTCGGCGCCGGCTTTTTGGCGACGCTCGCGGTCGGGCCGAGCAAGTACCTCTTTTTCGTCCTGGGGCTCGGCCTCTACGCCGCGCTCGCCTATCTGCTGCTGCGCCCCTACCGTGAGGAGGCGCACGCGCACCTCCCCGAGCATAGAGCCGTCATCGACCGCCTGATCGGCGCCTACGTCACCCTCTGGGCGCTCTACCCGATCCTGTGGCTTCTGGGGCCCGAGGGGTGGCGCGCCTACGGCGCGACGATGGAGGCCTCCCTCTTTACCATCTTCGACCTCGCGCTCAAGGTCGGTTTCGGCCTCCTGGCCGCCGCCACGCTCGCGCACATCGACGGCGGCGAACCGATCCGCCCCGCCGAGCTCGGCCGCTCGACGCGCTCACCGTCGCACTAGCTCCGGCCCAGCGTCACCCGTAGCGCGCCCGCAGGGGCGCGCTTTTTGGTCTGTTTAGCCGACGCCCTTGGCCAACAAGGCGCGGGCTCTGGTATAAGCTGCCGCTATGACCCACCCCGCGCGCTTGGTCGGCTCCCTCCTCGCGCTCGCGGCGCTCAGCTTTGGGAGCGCTCTAGCACCCCGTGGCGCCGGCGCGCTGGGCGAGGCGCTCTACGGGCGCCGCTGCGCCGTCTGCCACGGACCAACTGGCTTGGGGCTCGAGGAGGCGCGCCTCGCGTTTCCCGAAAGCCACCGCCGCTGCACGCAGTGCCACAAGTCGGGCGGCTATAAGCGCCTCACCTACCCCATCAACGACCGCCACATGTTCGACGTCGGGCGCGCGCCGCCGCTGCGCGGCCCGGGCGCCTTGGAGGCGCTCCGCGACCCCGCCGCTTTGCGCGCCTACATCCAAGCGGCGATGCCGCGCCACGCCCCGGGGACCCTCAGCGCGGCCGAAGCCGACGCCCTCGCGACGTTTCTCGAGGGGCTCAGGCCCTAGTCCCGTTTTTGCAACGTCCCCACAAGTACCGCCGTGTCACCTGCGCGTGTTGGCTTACACGCGCTCCCGCGGCGAAAGCCAAAGGCTACTGGCTCCGCGGGTCGAACACGTCCCTAAACGCGTCACCCAACAGGTTCCACCCCAGCACGAAGAGCAAGATGGTCACGCCCGGCCAGAAGGAGACGAACCAGTAGCCGAAGGGGTCGCCGGGCGGGCCGATGATCCACTGGCGCGCAAACGAGATCATCTGCCCCCAGTCGGCGTAACCGACCGGCGTGCCGAGACCCAAAAACGACAGCGAGGCGGCGATCAGCACCACCGAGCCGATGTCTAAGCTGGCGATCACGAGCAGCGAGGAGATGGCGTTCGGAAGCACGTGCCGAAAGATGATGCTGGGACCGCGCGCACCCAGAGCCCGCGCGCTCTGCACGTACTCGAGCTCCTTGACCCGCAAGATGTCGCCGCGCAGCAGCCGGGCGTACGCGGGCCACTGCGTGAGGGCGATCGCCAACATCAGGTTGAAGATGCTGTTACCGAAGACGGTGATCAGCACGAGCGCCAGCACGAGCGAGGGGAGCGACAAGACGATGTCGGTAAAACGCATGAGCGCGTTGTCCACCCAACCGCCGAAGTAGCCGGCGATGCTGCCGAAGATAATCCCCACCACGAGACCGAAGCCCACCACGAAAAGGCCGATCAAAAAGGCCGTGCGGGTGCCCCAGACGAGGCCGTAAAAGATGTCGTAGCCGCCGCTCGTCGTGCCCATGATCGAGCCCTCGGCGGGGCCGACGGGAATAGGCGAAAAGGT
This window contains:
- a CDS encoding antibiotic biosynthesis monooxygenase family protein translates to MISVANRIFVHPDYAEAFEERFRNRAGQVDTMPGFLSNQLLRPTREGEPYVVLTFWESLDAFEAWTTSAAFREGHAKSGSLPKEAFTGRNVLEIHQVIQDSRDPALKPDAPLKLGGAPH
- a CDS encoding endonuclease III domain-containing protein, with protein sequence MAEAPPHEPDPDAPHEAEALREKALWTLRRLTERYGQRELAPRREPMHELVSTILSQRTTWQNEERAYRRMWERFGSWVGVRDAPVAELAEAIAPSNYPEVKAPNIQKTVARVLERSPEADLSFLRDLPLDEALAWLTSLPGVGLKTASLVLLFCFARPVLPVDTHVYRVSQRVGLLSARVKTPTAAHAPLLALLPPEPAVLYNFHMALLVHGQRLCVWRAPRCSRCPLTARCRWFRAQVG
- a CDS encoding FAD-dependent oxidoreductase translates to MNIGTAERPLRVAIIGAGPSGFFAAEALLKGPLEVAIDLFDRLPTPFGLVRYGVAPDHQKIKSVTRLYQKTLDDPRVRFFGHVTFGKDVLKEELRRFYDALIYTVGAPSDRPLGIPGESLRGSLSATEFVAWYNGHPDFADLDPDVSVGSVAVIGMGNVAVDVTRILAKTADELRHTDIADHAIETLQRSAVRDIYMLGRRGPAQGKFTTKELRELGELANADVLVDPQDLELDPISEASLTEDPMVAKNVEVLREFAARTPAGKPRRIHIKFLSSPVEVLGLERVEGLRVEKNELRERGGTLTAVGTGQTEVLPVGMVLRSVGYRGVALPGVPFDERRAVIPNALGRVTQEAGGEVLPGEYVAGWIKRGPTGVIGTNKADAAETVRSLLEDAPQLPPAAEPDPDAVTRYLEARGVAFVGFDHWLELNAYELEAGKAQGRPRVKVTRLEQMLQRRGKALR
- a CDS encoding bacteriorhodopsin; amino-acid sequence: MTPSTQAWFWLGAMGMMVGALYFGLGAYSARKLHNGRAEIVFQLTFFACLVAVALYLALASGYGAIEGTFNTGEGAGTRTVWARYVAWTLSTPLLVTLFAYLGRSRLATTTALLGTNAAMVGAGFLATLAVGPSKYLFFVLGLGLYAALAYLLLRPYREEAHAHLPEHRAVIDRLIGAYVTLWALYPILWLLGPEGWRAYGATMEASLFTIFDLALKVGFGLLAAATLAHIDGGEPIRPAELGRSTRSPSH
- a CDS encoding c-type cytochrome, producing MTHPARLVGSLLALAALSFGSALAPRGAGALGEALYGRRCAVCHGPTGLGLEEARLAFPESHRRCTQCHKSGGYKRLTYPINDRHMFDVGRAPPLRGPGALEALRDPAALRAYIQAAMPRHAPGTLSAAEADALATFLEGLRP
- a CDS encoding ABC transporter permease, with the protein product MDSVNLELGVAHDDRRPGALARWWRSKAMRRFRRNPLAIVGVLISVAFALVAIFAPQLTLGPDARNCLRDLGLTAETVSEVRNPLSGVFWRAIVVPPDHACYTVPRTTFSPIPVGPAEGSIMGTTSGGYDIFYGLVWGTRTAFLIGLFVVGFGLVVGIIFGSIAGYFGGWVDNALMRFTDIVLSLPSLVLALVLITVFGNSIFNLMLAIALTQWPAYARLLRGDILRVKELEYVQSARALGARGPSIIFRHVLPNAISSLLVIASLDIGSVVLIAASLSFLGLGTPVGYADWGQMISFARQWIIGPPGDPFGYWFVSFWPGVTILLFVLGWNLLGDAFRDVFDPRSQ